A window of Candidatus Binatia bacterium contains these coding sequences:
- a CDS encoding 4Fe-4S ferredoxin has translation MDSQLPGIGIGGEAASPGRLASKKSADGKFIGRRAKKPKSLAVITDLCTGCAGAPVCQLYCPVEECMILVPAEDAFPYGRIWVDALKCIGCKKCISRGPEETFLEGCPWDAIVMLPTSEWEEQHGILPF, from the coding sequence ATGGATTCGCAACTCCCAGGCATCGGCATTGGCGGTGAGGCCGCCAGCCCGGGTCGTCTTGCTTCAAAGAAAAGTGCCGACGGCAAGTTCATTGGGCGGCGAGCCAAGAAGCCGAAGTCGCTCGCCGTGATCACCGACCTGTGTACGGGCTGCGCCGGCGCCCCCGTCTGTCAGCTCTACTGTCCGGTAGAGGAATGCATGATCCTCGTGCCGGCAGAGGATGCCTTCCCCTATGGGCGCATCTGGGTAGACGCACTGAAGTGCATCGGCTGCAAAAAGTGCATCAGCCGCGGGCCAGAGGAGACGTTTCTCGAGGGGTGCCCCTGGGACGCCATCGTGATGTTGCCGACGAGCGAGTGGGAGGAGCAGCATGGCATTCTCCCGTTTTGA
- a CDS encoding ubiquinol-cytochrome c reductase iron-sulfur subunit: MDSAAIFQQINEMSRRELLSRGLTVSGWGAFALVLGTGAIESVSFFYPRVVFRPPSTFRLGAPEAFLGSGESVDTYGVILVDERWKSSQRFFVVRERDRVYALSARCAHLGCTINWFGDLRIFKCPCHGSEYHSNGVNFAGPAPRPLDRFRIELNVDNQLVVDTGIIYGPERFGVDGAFVRL; this comes from the coding sequence ATGGATAGCGCAGCCATTTTCCAGCAGATCAACGAGATGAGTCGACGGGAACTCCTGTCCCGAGGTCTGACGGTTAGCGGCTGGGGTGCCTTTGCGTTGGTGCTCGGCACCGGAGCGATTGAGAGTGTGAGCTTCTTCTACCCTCGGGTAGTCTTTCGCCCACCGAGCACGTTTCGCCTCGGCGCTCCGGAGGCGTTCCTCGGCAGCGGGGAGAGCGTCGATACCTACGGTGTGATCCTTGTAGATGAGCGCTGGAAATCCAGTCAACGGTTTTTCGTCGTGCGGGAGCGGGACCGCGTCTACGCGCTGTCAGCGCGTTGTGCCCACCTTGGTTGTACCATCAATTGGTTCGGAGACCTCCGTATCTTCAAGTGCCCTTGCCATGGGAGTGAATACCATAGCAATGGCGTCAATTTTGCCGGTCCCGCTCCCCGCCCGCTTGATCGCTTTCGCATTGAACTGAATGTGGACAACCAATTGGTTGTCGATACCGGCATCATCTACGGCCCCGAGCGCTTCGGTGTCGACGGAGCGTTCGTCCGCCTCTAG
- a CDS encoding cytochrome b N-terminal domain-containing protein, producing MNDRLQRLVRWVTASQLYRSVVRHDYVDSVRNRALEVTSNVFLHLHPISIPRRALRVDYVFCLGGLTFFLFLVETITGVLLMFYYRPVPDYAYVDMKTLEYAVQFGIVLRNLHRWGAHLMVVTVMLHMLRVFLTGSYRPPREFNWAIGVILLVLTLLLSFTGYLLPWDQLAFWAVTVGTNMAAATPFVGAEGPFHSLLGITQANDARFLLLGDVRVGSNALLRFYVLHCVGFPLIAVVLMMAHFWRVRKDGGISRSL from the coding sequence ATGAACGATCGTTTGCAGCGTCTGGTGAGGTGGGTCACCGCCTCGCAGCTGTACCGTTCCGTCGTTCGTCACGACTATGTCGATTCGGTGCGCAATCGTGCCCTCGAAGTCACCAGCAACGTCTTCCTGCATCTCCATCCCATCAGTATCCCGCGCCGGGCACTGCGGGTCGACTACGTCTTCTGTCTCGGCGGCCTGACCTTCTTTCTGTTCCTGGTCGAGACCATCACGGGCGTGCTCCTGATGTTCTACTACCGGCCGGTGCCGGACTACGCCTACGTGGATATGAAAACCCTCGAGTACGCCGTCCAGTTCGGCATCGTACTCCGGAACCTGCACCGCTGGGGTGCGCATCTGATGGTCGTCACGGTGATGCTGCACATGCTGCGTGTGTTTCTGACCGGCTCGTACCGGCCGCCGCGCGAATTCAACTGGGCGATTGGTGTCATTCTGCTGGTGCTGACCTTGCTGCTCAGCTTCACCGGCTACTTGCTGCCGTGGGACCAACTCGCCTTCTGGGCGGTCACCGTCGGCACCAACATGGCGGCGGCGACTCCGTTCGTCGGAGCGGAAGGGCCGTTCCACAGTCTCCTGGGCATCACGCAGGCGAACGATGCCCGTTTTTTGCTGCTGGGCGACGTGAGGGTCGGATCGAATGCCTTATTGCGTTTCTATGTGCTGCACTGCGTGGGTTTTCCGCTGATTGCTGTGGTGCTGATGATGGCGCACTTCTGGCGGGTGCGGAAGGACGGCGGCATCTCGCGGTCACTGTAA